A stretch of the Agelaius phoeniceus isolate bAgePho1 chromosome 1, bAgePho1.hap1, whole genome shotgun sequence genome encodes the following:
- the LRRC30 gene encoding leucine-rich repeat-containing protein 30: MHFTGSSLSPCFDFPTSCRLSSSVGICILQGNKTSVLSGVNQSVMGSEHSKNEERRNMVFLRKGPKLPAWEDALLAGREPKSLLKRGLRYVSLSLIMKGMTTTPDFLWGLHEVQKLNLSRNQLVVIPPSLGKLDRLVVLNLGGNCLKCLPKEIGLLRNLKVLFVNMNCLKEVPAELSLCRKLEVLSLSHNCISQLPLSFTDLTNLRKLNLSNNRFVQIPLCIFALRSLDFLHLGSNKLENIAESIQYLVNLQIFIVENNNIRSLPRSLCYISTLELLNADYNAIQTLPDDLYLLRRLRRIAWNPMDKGLHIAHNPLARPLPEVVEGGLDVLFNYLRDKKEHN, from the coding sequence TGCAAGGGAATAAAACCTCAGTTCTCTCAGGAGTGAACCAGAGTGTTATGGGAAGTGAGCACTCGAAGAACGAAGAGCGAAGGAACATGGTTTTCCTTAGGAAAGGCCCGAAGCTGCCTGCATGGGAAGACGCCCTTCTGGCAGGGAGAGAGCCCAAGTCACTGCTGAAGCGGGGATTGCGTTATGTCAGCTTGAGCCTCATCATGAAAGGGATGACCACTACGCCTGACTTCTTGTGGGGACTGCATGAGGTGCAGAAGCTGAACCTCTCACGCAACCAGCTGGTGGTGattcctccttccctggggaaGCTGGACAGGCTGGTAGTGCTGAACTTGGGTGGCAACTGCCTCAAGTGCCTACCTAAGGAGATCGGGCTGCTGAGGAACCTGAAGGTCTTGTTCGTCAATATGAATTGCCTGAAAGAagtgccagcagagctcagcttgTGCAGGAAGCTGGAGGTTCTGAGCCTCTCACACAACTGCATCTCACAACTGCCTTTGAGCTTCACTGACCTGACAAATTTGAGGAAACTGAACCTCAGTAACAACCGCTTTGTGCAAATTCCCCTCTGCATTTTTGCCCTGAGAAGCTTAGACTTCTTGCACCTAGGGTCCAACAAGCTGGAAAACATCGCAGAGAGCATCCAGTATCTGGTCAACCTGCAAATCTTTATCGTGGAAAACAACAACATACGCAGCCTGCCACGGTCCCTGTGCTACATCAGCACTCTGGAGTTACTGAACGCCGACTACAACGCCATCCAGACGCTCCCAGACGACCTGTACCTGCTGCGCCGGCTGCGCCGCATTGCCTGGAACCCCATGGACAAAGGGCTCCACATCGCCCACAACCCCCTGGCCCGGCCCCTGCCCGAGGTCGTCGAGGGGGGGCTGGACGTCCTCTTCAACTACCTCAGGGACAAAAAGGAGCACAACTGA